The following proteins come from a genomic window of Sphingobium cloacae:
- a CDS encoding APC family permease: protein MSNGSGGSGSAGKGLFPGMLGTGDIIFMILACAAPMGVLAGLIPLALAFGNGVGMPGTQLAICLVMLLFAVGYVRMLPHVRNAGAFYAYIAASLNKEAGLAAAYTALVAYICAATSCLGALCYFASHFTTDVLGFATRWEMWAVVSIAVIAWLGFHKITMAAKVLTAALLLEVGIIALIDILILIDKGFAGLDFSSFTPAAVFAPGLGISVIYAINGCIGFEATAIYQEEAKNREVTIPRATYGAILVLGTFYVLSTWCLILAISPQDVKTVAAADPGRLLTSISSQYLGEMGRDVLHLLTVTSLFAAALGFFNNIARYFFALARDGVIPARLGKVHPVHGSPYIACVLLTVIFSTVVGAYALAGLDPLLNLATSLSSMGAVGLMLLLATTSISIPIFFARRGEYSPGKTFAPLIGGLLIATATYLSLANYSALTGTTLPAVNNLPFLFLLTIGFGLVHGRYLRKRRPDIYDRIGSTQVEEKDASQAADQGPATATA, encoded by the coding sequence ATGAGCAACGGTTCCGGAGGCAGCGGCTCGGCCGGCAAGGGCCTTTTCCCCGGCATGCTGGGCACAGGCGACATCATCTTCATGATCCTGGCATGCGCCGCGCCCATGGGCGTGCTGGCCGGGCTGATACCGCTGGCCCTCGCCTTCGGAAACGGCGTCGGCATGCCGGGCACCCAGCTCGCGATCTGCCTCGTCATGCTGTTGTTCGCCGTCGGCTATGTCCGCATGCTTCCCCATGTGCGCAACGCGGGCGCCTTCTACGCCTATATCGCGGCGAGCCTGAACAAGGAGGCCGGCCTTGCCGCCGCCTATACCGCCCTTGTCGCCTATATCTGCGCGGCGACATCCTGCCTTGGCGCGCTATGCTATTTCGCGTCGCATTTCACCACGGATGTCCTTGGCTTCGCCACGCGCTGGGAAATGTGGGCGGTCGTCAGCATCGCGGTGATCGCCTGGCTCGGCTTTCACAAGATCACGATGGCGGCCAAGGTGCTGACCGCCGCGCTGCTTCTCGAAGTGGGCATCATCGCCCTGATCGACATACTCATCCTGATCGACAAGGGTTTTGCCGGTCTGGATTTCAGCAGCTTCACCCCCGCCGCCGTCTTCGCCCCCGGCCTTGGCATATCGGTGATCTACGCGATCAACGGCTGCATCGGTTTCGAGGCGACGGCGATCTACCAGGAGGAAGCGAAGAACCGCGAAGTGACCATCCCGCGCGCGACCTATGGCGCCATCCTCGTGCTCGGAACCTTCTACGTGCTGTCGACATGGTGCCTCATCCTCGCCATTTCCCCGCAAGATGTGAAGACCGTCGCCGCCGCCGATCCGGGGCGGCTACTCACCAGCATTTCCTCCCAATATCTGGGCGAAATGGGTCGGGATGTCCTGCATCTGCTTACGGTCACCAGCCTGTTCGCCGCGGCGCTCGGCTTTTTCAACAACATCGCGCGCTATTTCTTTGCGCTGGCCCGCGACGGGGTGATCCCCGCGCGACTGGGCAAGGTCCATCCCGTCCACGGTTCGCCCTATATCGCCTGCGTGCTTCTCACGGTGATCTTCTCGACGGTCGTGGGCGCCTATGCGCTGGCGGGTCTCGATCCGCTGCTCAACCTGGCCACCAGCCTTTCGTCGATGGGCGCGGTCGGCCTGATGCTGTTGCTCGCGACGACATCGATCTCCATCCCGATATTCTTCGCGCGTCGCGGCGAATATTCGCCCGGCAAGACGTTCGCGCCGCTGATCGGCGGGCTCTTGATCGCCACCGCGACCTATCTGTCGCTGGCGAATTATTCCGCGCTCACCGGCACCACCCTGCCCGCGGTCAACAACCTGCCGTTCCTCTTCCTCCTCACCATCGGTTTCGGATTGGTCCACGGGCGCTATCTGCGCAAGCGCCGTCCCGACATCTATGATCGCATCGGATCGACGCAGGTCGAGGAAAAAGACGCATCGCAAGCCGCCGATCAGGGGCCGGCGACCGCGACCGCCTGA
- a CDS encoding cyclase family protein: MDNPLAGLIAGLASNSIRAIDLTNTLSPDFPVIVLPSEFGQCEPFRMETVSRYDGAGPAWYWNNISMNEHTGTHFDAPAHWITGRDIPNGTVDMVAPADFIHPAVVIDISREAAADEDYIVTRAFLEEWEQRNGPIPPRHWVLLRSDWSKRVGTLSYLNLKEDGAHSPGPDADAMRFLVQERDCVGLGVETVGTDAGQASNFDEPLPAHSILHGNGRYGLQCLTNIDQLPVRGAVIVAMPLKIKGGSGSPLRVMALVQQ, from the coding sequence ATGGACAATCCCCTCGCCGGGCTGATCGCGGGCCTCGCCTCGAACAGCATCCGCGCGATCGACCTCACCAACACGCTTTCGCCCGATTTCCCGGTCATCGTGCTGCCGTCGGAATTCGGCCAGTGCGAGCCGTTCCGCATGGAAACCGTGTCACGCTACGATGGGGCCGGACCCGCGTGGTACTGGAACAATATTTCCATGAACGAGCATACGGGGACGCATTTCGACGCGCCCGCCCACTGGATCACGGGGCGCGACATCCCCAACGGCACGGTGGACATGGTGGCCCCGGCGGATTTCATCCATCCCGCCGTCGTGATCGACATCAGCCGGGAAGCCGCGGCCGATGAGGATTACATCGTCACCCGCGCCTTCCTGGAAGAGTGGGAACAGCGCAACGGACCGATTCCGCCGCGACACTGGGTTCTGCTGCGCAGCGACTGGTCGAAGAGGGTCGGCACCCTCTCCTATCTCAACCTGAAGGAGGACGGCGCGCACTCGCCCGGGCCGGACGCCGACGCGATGCGCTTTCTGGTGCAGGAACGCGACTGCGTGGGCCTGGGCGTGGAGACGGTCGGCACCGATGCGGGGCAGGCGTCGAATTTCGACGAGCCGCTGCCCGCCCATTCGATCCTTCACGGCAACGGGCGTTACGGCCTGCAATGCCTGACGAACATCGACCAGCTTCCCGTAAGAGGGGCGGTGATCGTCGCCATGCCGCTGAAAATCAAGGGAGGTTCAGGCAGTCCGTTGCGCGTGATGGCGCTCGTGCAACAATGA
- a CDS encoding SDR family NAD(P)-dependent oxidoreductase: MSMRPLRNPRDPMARRKERHVPPGARSSALHAMSARAAMGRFVLQSCARCATTTYPPRDACPRCWGPLDWTDQPRGAQLLSETTIRATTDLYFRDHLPWRMGKLQLDAGPVALAHLHADLKVGDRAEMRLVIDKGGNAALFALPAGGSRDMEDRQWLEFVVPVKDRTILVSDARGAIGRAIVGALHAAGARLVVAGMPPPARTSDLADPLWALDGVQPVPLDLADPVSVSECLSRIGGPLDIVVNSARFVRAGGLDGNSHLIDLRRAMDVSVTGFARLVQACAPMLAGRPSAAFVDILSVHALAPDAGFAGYSAVEAARHSLLQSFRHDMRATGVRVLSILTGPTDDEDHQSIPPPKVPPGRIAQAVVTALESGLEQSAVGDFAADALNRWTADPALYIREKNL, encoded by the coding sequence ATGAGCATGCGCCCGCTTCGCAACCCACGCGATCCCATGGCGCGGCGCAAGGAACGGCATGTCCCGCCCGGCGCGCGCAGCAGCGCCCTTCACGCCATGTCCGCGCGCGCGGCGATGGGGCGGTTCGTGCTGCAAAGCTGCGCCCGTTGCGCGACGACCACCTATCCACCGCGCGATGCCTGTCCGCGATGCTGGGGGCCGCTCGACTGGACGGATCAGCCGCGCGGCGCACAATTGCTGTCGGAAACGACGATCCGCGCGACGACCGACCTCTATTTCCGCGACCATCTACCCTGGCGAATGGGCAAGCTCCAGCTCGATGCCGGTCCCGTCGCGCTGGCGCATCTGCACGCGGATTTGAAAGTGGGCGACCGGGCGGAGATGCGGCTCGTCATCGACAAGGGCGGCAATGCGGCGCTTTTCGCGCTGCCTGCCGGAGGGAGTAGGGACATGGAAGATCGGCAATGGCTGGAGTTCGTCGTTCCGGTGAAGGATCGGACCATCCTCGTCAGCGATGCCCGGGGAGCGATCGGGCGGGCCATCGTCGGCGCGCTTCACGCCGCCGGAGCCCGGCTCGTCGTCGCCGGCATGCCCCCGCCCGCCCGCACGTCCGACCTGGCCGACCCGCTCTGGGCGCTGGACGGCGTTCAGCCGGTGCCGCTCGACCTGGCCGACCCGGTTTCGGTGTCCGAATGCCTGAGCAGGATCGGCGGTCCGCTCGACATCGTGGTCAACAGCGCACGGTTCGTTCGCGCGGGCGGCCTTGACGGGAATAGCCATCTCATCGACCTGCGGCGGGCCATGGACGTGTCGGTCACGGGCTTTGCCCGTCTGGTACAGGCCTGCGCGCCGATGCTGGCGGGACGCCCTTCGGCCGCATTCGTCGACATCCTGTCCGTCCATGCGCTGGCGCCCGACGCCGGCTTCGCTGGATATTCGGCTGTCGAGGCCGCCCGCCATTCGCTGTTGCAGAGCTTCCGGCACGACATGCGCGCCACGGGCGTGCGCGTCCTGTCGATCCTGACCGGCCCCACCGACGACGAGGACCACCAGTCCATCCCGCCGCCCAAGGTGCCGCCGGGGCGCATCGCGCAGGCCGTCGTCACGGCGCTGGAAAGCGGGCTGGAGCAAAGCGCCGTCGGCGATTTCGCGGCAGACGCCCTGAACCGCTGGACCGCCGATCCCGCGCTTTACATAAGGGAGAAGAATCTGTGA
- a CDS encoding thiolase family protein, translating to MGGRLSYDGAVLCAPVTVPYERFSRETAHHWTARAMRGLAEATGWRAEDFDGFCFASFTAAPDTAVGMIQHLGLSPRWLDHIPTGGASGVMALRRAARAVQSGDADIVACVAADTNHIDSFRQTLAGFSRFSQDAVYPYGFGGPNATFALITDAYMRAYGVTREDFGKLCVAQRDNARSNPFALQRGELTLDAYLRARPICDPIHLYDCVMPCAGAEAFIVTTPEIAAKRGLPAARILSTIERHNAFPDEPEQLRGGWAVDVGELWSMAGIGPKEVDTLQVYDDYPVIVAMQIEDLGFCPKGEVAHYIRATRFGIDGDLPLNTNGGQLSAGQAGAAGGFQNVTEALRQITGQPLGAAVPDAQIATISGFGLVNYDRGVCTGAAVLEACA from the coding sequence ATGGGCGGCAGGCTCTCCTATGACGGAGCCGTCCTGTGCGCGCCGGTGACGGTGCCCTATGAACGGTTTTCGCGCGAAACGGCCCATCACTGGACGGCGCGGGCGATGCGCGGCCTGGCCGAAGCGACCGGCTGGCGGGCGGAGGATTTCGACGGTTTCTGTTTCGCCAGCTTCACGGCGGCGCCCGACACGGCGGTCGGCATGATCCAGCATCTGGGCCTGTCGCCGCGCTGGCTCGACCATATCCCGACCGGCGGGGCGAGCGGTGTGATGGCGCTGCGCCGCGCCGCGCGGGCAGTACAAAGCGGCGACGCCGATATCGTCGCCTGCGTGGCGGCGGACACCAACCATATCGACAGCTTCCGGCAAACGCTCGCGGGCTTTTCCCGCTTCTCGCAGGACGCGGTCTATCCCTATGGCTTCGGCGGGCCGAACGCGACCTTCGCGCTCATCACCGACGCCTATATGCGCGCCTATGGCGTGACACGCGAGGATTTCGGCAAGCTGTGCGTGGCGCAGCGGGACAATGCGCGCAGCAATCCCTTCGCGCTGCAACGGGGCGAACTGACGCTGGACGCCTATCTGCGCGCGCGGCCGATCTGCGACCCGATCCACCTGTACGACTGCGTGATGCCCTGCGCGGGCGCGGAGGCGTTCATCGTCACCACGCCGGAGATCGCCGCGAAGCGGGGCCTGCCCGCGGCGCGCATCCTCTCCACCATCGAGCGGCACAATGCCTTCCCGGACGAGCCGGAACAATTGCGAGGGGGCTGGGCGGTCGATGTCGGGGAACTATGGTCCATGGCCGGAATCGGCCCGAAGGAGGTCGACACGCTTCAGGTCTATGACGACTATCCCGTCATCGTCGCGATGCAGATCGAGGATCTGGGCTTTTGTCCCAAGGGCGAGGTGGCCCACTATATCCGCGCGACCCGCTTCGGGATCGATGGCGACCTGCCGCTCAACACCAATGGCGGGCAGCTTTCCGCGGGACAGGCGGGCGCGGCGGGCGGTTTCCAGAATGTGACCGAGGCGCTGCGGCAGATCACCGGCCAACCGCTCGGCGCGGCTGTCCCCGATGCGCAGATCGCCACGATATCGGGCTTCGGCCTCGTCAATTACGATCGAGGCGTGTGCACCGGGGCCGCCGTGCTGGAGGCCTGCGCATGA